The sequence AGGCCGCTGGGCCTGGACCACCTGGAGAACCGGCGGTTCGACACCGTCGTCCAGGGCCGGGCCAGCTACGAGGTGGCCCTGAAGGAGGGCATCACCAGCCCCTACGCCCACCTGCGCGAGTACGTCGCCTCGCGCACCCCGGGCCCCTCGCCCGACCCGCACGTCGAGATCATCGACGGCGATCTGACCGGCCGGATCCGCGAACTCAAGGCGGAGGACGGCGGGTTGGGCATCTACCTGTGCGGAGGCTCGAAGATCGCGGGGGCCCTGCTCGACGAGATCGACGAACTCGTCATCAAGACCTACCCGATCGTCTACGGCACGGGCATGCCGATGTTCGGCACCGGCCTCGACATCAAGGAGTTCGCCCTGGACTCGGTGCGCACCTTCGGCAACGGCGTGCTCGTGCGGACGTACCACAGGAAGCGCTGACCCCCGGCCCGCCCTACCCTGAGGGCATGGACAGCGAGGAACACGTCTGTCCCGCCTGCGGACAGCCCGTCGAAACGGTCGTCGGACGGCGCAAGACACTGGGCGCCTGGGTGCCGGTGTGGGGCGCCGGCCCGTGCCGCAACCCCGGCTGCGCGGCCTACGGGGAGCAGGCCGACCCCGACGGCACGGCTTCCGGTCCCGCGAACCCGCACCCCGGGGAATCCGCCGCGGAAGAATCCTGAGCCCGTGTCGAGTATCCAGGCCCGGCTCCGACGTCCCCTGTGGGAGCCGCCCGGAAGGGCGGCCCCGAGCCGAAGGAGCGGACCATGAAGTACCTGGTGATGGTGCAGGGCACGCAGGCGGACTACGACGCGATGCGCGGCAAGCCCTCCGCGCGCTCCCCGGCCTGGACCGAGGCGCAGCTCAAGGCCATGTACCTGTACATGGGCGCGATCAGCGACGACCTCGCCGAGTCCGGCGAACTCGTCGACGCCCAGGGCCTGGCCGAGCCCGCCCGGACCCGGCTGGTCACCCGCGGCAAGGACGGTGAGACCGTGATCGCCGACGGGCCGTACGGCGAGACCGAGCAGCTGGTCGCCGGCTACTGGGTGGTGGACTGCGCGAGTCTGGAGCGGGTCACCGAGATCGCCGAGCGCGTCACCCGCTGCCCCGGCCCCGAGGGCCTGACCGAATACCCCGTGGTGATCCGGCCCATCATGGACGGCGCCGGGGACATCGGCGCCGAATGACCGCCACCACCGGCGCGTCCGGCACCGGGGACCTGCTGCGCCTCGTCTCCAGCTGGACGCACCGACGCCCCCCGCGCCGCGCGCGGCGATCGCCGCCGTGCACGACAGGAGCGCGGGGGCCTGCGACCCTGCCCGCGACGCCTGGGCGCCGGCCGTCGCCGGGACGCTCGGCCTGCCCGGACGGCGCTGTTCGCACGAGGCCGGAACGGCGCTGTTCGCACGAGCGCGCGGCCCCGCTGAGGCCGTAGCGTGACCGCATGCCGAAACTTCCGTACATCGTCCACATCACCGAACGCTCCCTGTGGGAGGCGGCCCGCGAGCGCGGCGCCTACGAGGTGTCCACCCGCGGCCGGACCCTCCAGGAGGAGGGGTTCGTCCACTTCTCCACCCGCGAGCAACTCCCGCGCATCGCGGCCTTCCTGTACGGCGACTACGAGGGCCCGGACGAACTGGTGGTGCTGGTCGTGGACCCGGTCAGGCTCGATGTCCCGCTGAAGTACGAGGCCATGCCGCCGAACGGCGAGGAGTTCCCGCACGTGTACGGGCCGGTGCCGGTGGACGCCGTGGTGGACGTGGAGCCCTGGGGGTGAGCCGGCACGGGGGCGGGCGGCGGCGCCGGTGGTGGCGCTGGACCGCCTGCTCCCGGGCCGTGGTGGCGGCCGCCGGGGCCGGGCTCACTCCGTGGCTCCAGGACTCGGCCCGGCCGCGGGAGCCGTACGTCCGGGAGAACGGGGACGGGGCGACACCGAGCGATCCGCGCGGCGGTACGCCCCGCCCG is a genomic window of Streptomyces griseochromogenes containing:
- a CDS encoding dihydrofolate reductase family protein — its product is MRKLTYFIACSLDGFIGDEHGDATAMLRFMDEEYFDFLKTEFPETLPTHGRRPLGLDHLENRRFDTVVQGRASYEVALKEGITSPYAHLREYVASRTPGPSPDPHVEIIDGDLTGRIRELKAEDGGLGIYLCGGSKIAGALLDEIDELVIKTYPIVYGTGMPMFGTGLDIKEFALDSVRTFGNGVLVRTYHRKR
- a CDS encoding DUF952 domain-containing protein; this translates as MPKLPYIVHITERSLWEAARERGAYEVSTRGRTLQEEGFVHFSTREQLPRIAAFLYGDYEGPDELVVLVVDPVRLDVPLKYEAMPPNGEEFPHVYGPVPVDAVVDVEPWG
- a CDS encoding YciI family protein, with the translated sequence MKYLVMVQGTQADYDAMRGKPSARSPAWTEAQLKAMYLYMGAISDDLAESGELVDAQGLAEPARTRLVTRGKDGETVIADGPYGETEQLVAGYWVVDCASLERVTEIAERVTRCPGPEGLTEYPVVIRPIMDGAGDIGAE